The following is a genomic window from Deinococcus sp. LM3.
TGACCGCCATCGTGATCGGGTTCGCCACGACCGCGCTGCTGCTGACCGTCGCCCTGCGCGCCTACCAGGTCGCCGGGCACGACGACGTGGAGGCCTTCGGGGACAGCCTCGCCCGCGATCCGGACAGCCCGGACGGCCTGGACGCCGACGCCAGCCACCTCGGTCCGGACGAACCGACCCCCCCCCGGACCTCCACCCGCCGCGCGGCCCGGAGGTCCGCGTGAACGGCGTGACGACCTCCTGGCTGCCGCTGGCGCCCATCCTGGTGCCGCTGGGGCTGGGCATCCTGCTGCTGGCCCCGATGGGTCCGCGTGCCCGCGCGGGGCTGGCCCTCACGTCCGCGGCGCTGACGCTGCTGTGCTCGGCGCTGCTGCTGTCGGCCGTGTGGAACGGCGCGGTGCTCGTCAGTGAGCTGGGCGCGTGGCCCGCCCCGTTCGGAATCGTCATGACCGCCGACCGCCTGGGCGCGTTCATGAGCGTGCTGGCGTCCGTGTCGGCGCTGCTGGCGACCTGGGCGGCACTCGTCAACCCGGACCGCGTGCGCGAACGCCACCACCTGTTCACACTGATGGGCGTGCTGTTCGCCGGCGTGCAGATGTCATTCCTGACCGGCGACCTGTTCAACCTGTTCGTGGCCTTCGAGGTGATGCTGGTCGCCAGTTACGCCCTGGCGGTCCTCGGGTCCACCCGCGAGCAGCTGCGCGAGGGCTTCCGGTACATCGTGATGAACCTCGCGGCGTCCGCGCTGCT
Proteins encoded in this region:
- a CDS encoding Na+/H+ antiporter subunit C, which codes for MEPLFALLIGVLVGTGVFLLLSRTIIRVVLGLAFIAYGVNLAILTVAGLRPDAPPILTLKGPYVDPLPQALVLTAIVIGFATTALLLTVALRAYQVAGHDDVEAFGDSLARDPDSPDGLDADASHLGPDEPTPPRTSTRRAARRSA